From Impatiens glandulifera chromosome 7, dImpGla2.1, whole genome shotgun sequence:
caatatacaaaataacaataaatattttatttaaaaaaaccccAATAAAAACACTACAAATAACCCAAACATTAAGAAAGGAAGAAAATGACAGTAAAGTTAATTTCCTTGAAAAcctattttttataagtttttaataattatttatttataaaaaaataaaagaaaatgataaatttcAACTGAACTAAATGATAAGTTTTACAAGCACATTcaacaattaataaaatgttgattgatttgaaatatataattaattcaaatcagACAATCATTTTCATTTGAGAATGACTAGGTAGCTAATATTGTCCACATTCTATCCTAATTTGTGCCGACAATATTAATTCCTATACAATATTACTTTCATCAGATTTTTgtgtttaatacaaaatttattaaaaaggcaaaataaaaatcattacaAACATAATctacaacaataaaaaaaaacataaccatttttaaattaagtcaCACATACTTATCATAACTtacacaaacaaatatttatcataGTTAGACAatcaaataacaataaaatcaaACGCAACAAATCAATCAATATCTTACAttagttcaattttttataactatataaTTACTATGTGTCGAGTTGCACGCCGGAGTCGTATGTATGTCCGGCTTTCCATCTGGCGGGTAAGTTGTTAACCGGAACTAACCATTTATGATCATCGTCGTCTTCGTCCTTAACTAGCATTCTTATGGAAAGGGGACCCCTTGGAGGCGAACTAGTTGCCCAAACTGCTCCATAACTCCTTTCCAAAAGCTTGCACACAAATCTCCTtgtcttcatttttattttatttgggtgtcaataattaaattaatctataacaaattaaactaatattttatatgtattaactacttaatttcattattaattaccTCACAAATCTGGACAGCAGTGATGTCTTTCTTTCCTTGTTGATACCGTAAAACAAAAGCCAAGTAATAAGGGTAATCGCTGTTCTCGTCTATCTTTATCGTTATATTCTTATTATCGTAGGTACAAGCAACTCTGTATTGTGTTTGAGagacatatttattatttataacgtTCAAAaagatattgaaaaaaataaataaatactcacCGCCTATACTCGACATTTACTATTCCGAAAGCTAGTATAGACTCGGCCGAGTGTTTATTGGCAGCCATTCGTCGGAAAGCTTTCCTGCTTAGAATAAAGTCTGCGTTTCCGCTATACCCATGGTCGGTTATAGCCACCGTTACTCCTTTGTCCGAGCAATAATACTTGTTGGTACatttaacctaattaatttgattaattacaTATATTAGCTAGCTAtgatgacatatatatatatatatatatatgatatatcacACGTAAAGTTTGTTATGCGCGCACCTCGTAGCACGCTCCGCAGCCCACGCCATTACGGAAAAGATTAGAAGCAGCAGATACAAGCCCGTTATTTAACCTAGCTCCATATTTCCCAAATCCACACGCTCCagctgaattttttttattaaataaacaattattgaCAATTTGATTGATTTTGCGACCAATATTTAATTAGCTAGCTAGCCTTACTCTCGGTGCCTTCCTCGTCTGAGTTTGGGTAGTAAACGGCCCGCGAACGAGTGAAGCAGTTGTTGTTGCATGTAGCCGCATTGCAGTCGCGGAATCTTTTCGACACGAGGAGTAGTGTAAGAAATGCAATGCAGAATGGTAGGTTGGATTTAACCATTGTTTTAGAATGTTCagagaaaaagaagatgaataagaagaagaaatgcCCATTATTTATATAGACTTAATTTGTGAGATCGGATGAGATGATCTTTGTAATGAGTCTAGCTATTATTAATTAGTGTGCAAGTTGTAATACATATCATTGctacaataaattataaaatataacttttgtACTTAAAATTAGGTTTTTGCTTGAGAATCAATCAAGTGAGTTTCTTTTTTAGCATGAAAGTATAGATAGTGTTTAAATATTTCACTATGGCTCTAATTCAAAACCTGATCCCCTTCTGCTCTGctgcaatttataaaatattttatttatataatctaaatatttacTCTTTATTCTACTGTTCTGGATCAAGTGATTGAAGAAAGTT
This genomic window contains:
- the LOC124910107 gene encoding expansin-like B1, whose product is MVKSNLPFCIAFLTLLLVSKRFRDCNAATCNNNCFTRSRAVYYPNSDEEGTETGACGFGKYGARLNNGLVSAASNLFRNGVGCGACYEVKCTNKYYCSDKGVTVAITDHGYSGNADFILSRKAFRRMAANKHSAESILAFGIVNVEYRRVACTYDNKNITIKIDENSDYPYYLAFVLRYQQGKKDITAVQICEVINNEIK